The genome window TGTAGCTGTCGTAGGTGTCGAACCCGGTGATGGGATCGCCGATCGCCGAGACGTCCGCCACGAGGCGGCCGGAACCAACGCAGTCCGCCGACGACCAGTCGGCCACGGAGCTCTGCCACAGGTCGGCGGTGAAGAGCGTGCTACAGCCGCCGCCGCTGCCACCGGTCACACCGTCGCCCGCGTTCGGGCCGGTGTCGTCGTTCCACACGCGCTCAGCCGAGCGCGTGCCGTCGCTGTTCAGGTCGAGCTGCGTGCCGCCCACCGCCACCACCTGCGGATAGGCCGCGGGCGTGTTCGCCTTTGCGGAGAGCGTGGGCCTGTCCCAGTTGTAATAGCCGTTGTCGCCTCCGGAGGCGGTGATCACGACGCCCGGGTGGTCATAGCTGTCCTGGGTCGTCGTATTCGTGAACTCCGGCGCTCCGTAGGAGTTCGTCACCTCGGTGGCGCCGAGCGACACGGCGGTGTCCACCGCGGCGGCGAGGTCGCTCGACAGGCTGGAGTCCGCCTCCACGAGCAGCACCTTGCAGTCCGGGCAGGTGGCGTGCACGGCCTCCACGTCGAGAGAGATCTCGCCGTCCCAGCCGTTCGTGCCCGCCGCGGTCGGCAGGTCCGTGCTGCTCCCGGTCTGGCCGACCTTCTCGAAGCAGCCGTTGGCGGTGGTGCACGCGGGCAGGCTGTACTGCGTGTCGAAGGTCCCGAGGTCGGCCTCGATGTTGGGGTCGTCGTACGCATCGACGATTGCGACGGTGTGATGCGTGCCCGGCCCGTCCGCGGCGGTGAGAGCGTTCTTTGTGCCGAGTCCGTACGCCGTCCACAGGTCCGCGGGCGTGTAGCCGCCGACCGGGCCGACCGCGTAGTGCGAGCCCACCACGTACGGCACCGCACCGGGCGTGGCCGCTGTCGCGGGAACCCGGCGGAGCGCGTAGCAGCTCACGTGGCCCGGGGCGGGATCGGCGCAGTCGGCGACGATGCGGGCGTAGTGGGTCCCCACCACCGCGCGACTGGTGGCGGCATGCGCCGCCGGCGCCAGCGAGAGCGCGACCAGAAGGAGCGACAGTCCAGCCAGCAGCAGAGCAGCCGACCTTTTCAGGCAAAGCTCCGCGGGGTTCCCCTGCCCAGCGATCATCGACGCACCTTTCTGGCAGCGCGCAGCCGTCGTCATGACGACGCGAGTTGCGGTCAGCTCTCGTGCCTCGCCAACGACCGGACCAGAGGTCGTTCTCGGCGAGCCCTATCTCGGATGGCGCCGTAGCGGCTTGGGCGCCACACAGCGACGTTCCGTCACCATAAACACACCTTTTGCGATCCCGCCAGCGGTGTGTCAGCCTCCTGACTCAGCCTGACCCATAGAGCGTCCGGATCCAGATCTCGGAGAGCGCCGCGGCTGCACGCTCGGGATCGCCGAGCGGGCGCTGACCGAAGCGCACGAGGAGGAAGCGCTCGTTCATCCAGATGAGGGCGGTGGCCACCTCCCCCGGATCGCCGATCGCGCTCAGTCCCGTGGCGTTGTCACGCGCGATGCGCTCGGCCACCGCGTCGGCCAGGCTCGCCCCCAGCTGTGAGTAGCGGCCTGCCAGCTCCTCGTTGCCGGCCGCCTCGTCAGCGAGCGCGCGAACCAGCCGTCCGTGCCGGTGGAAGGTCTCGACGAGCATCCGCACCGCGTTCCTCAGGCGCTCGCGCGGATCGCCGTGCTCGGCCTCCTGCCACGACGCGGGGACGGCCGCGAGCTCGGTGCCCAGCTCCTCGATCAGCGCGAACAGCAGAGCCGGCTTGTCCGGGAAGTGCTTGTAGAAGCCGCTCCGCGCGAGCCCGGCGCGCTCGGCGATCAGCTCGACGGAGACGTGACGCCACGGAAGCTCCTCCACCAGCTCGCGCGTGCTCTCCATGAGCCGCTGGCGGGTGGCTTCGCGCCTGCGCCGGTGGCGTGCCTCGAGGTCCGGCCGCTGCGGCATGGCGAGCTCAGGCGAGGCGGGGGCGCGTGGTCTCGAGCGCGTGCGCGCACGAGGCCAGCGAGCTGCGTAGCTCCTCGACCGCCTCCGGCGGCAGGTCGCGCAGCATCTCGGCCTCGATGCGGTCCATCGAGCGATCGCAGTCGTGGAGCATCCGCAGCCCCTTGGCGGTGACGGACGCGCGGAGGACGCGGCGGTGGGCGGGGTCCGGCCGCCGCTTCACGAGGTTGCGCCGCTCGAGCGCGGAGATCACGAGGTTCATCGCCTGCGGCGTGACGAAGGCCCAGCGCGCGAGCTGCGCGCACGACATGCCGTCGCGCTCGCGCAGGACGCTCAGCGTGACGTACTCGGTGGTGGTGAGACCGTGGGTGCGGGTGACCTCGTCGAGGCGGGAGCGCAGGCGGCGCTCGACGCGGTACACGAGGTAGGCCACGCGGCTGCGGGCGTGCGGCGTGACGGAGACGGCCGGCGCGCTCGTTGCTGGGTTCATGGAGCAACCTTAGTCGCCTCGAGGAGCGCCGGGGGGCGGAAGCAAGCCGATTGACAAGCAGCTTGTTACTCGGTAGCTTGCCGCGCGCTGGTCTCACGCGAGGAGGAGGAGTGTCGTGACCGTTCGCCGCCTGTCGATCGTCCTTGTCGTCACGGGCATGCTCGCCACGGGTGTGTCGCTCTCCACCGCCGCGGCCGCCACGTCCACGAGCTATTCAGGCACGACGTCGGACGGCGGCAGCTGGGTGGCGGACGTGCCGTCGCCCTGGAACGGCAACGTGCTGCTGTACAGCCACGGCTTTGGCCCGCTTGTCGCGGCGGACGCGCCGGACGGCACCACCAAGCAGGCACTGCTCGATCGCGGCTACGCGCTCGTGGGCTCTTCGTATGACCCCAACGGATCCTGGTGGGCGCTCGGCTCCGCACTGCGGGACCAGTTCGAGGCGCTCTCGGATCTCACGCCCCAGCTGCCTTCGTCACCGGACAACGTGCTCGCCTTCGGCACCTCGATGGGCGGCCTGATCAGCGCGCTCGAGGACGAGTCGAACCCGTACGGCCGCGTGGACGGCTCGTTCACCACCTGCGGCATCGTCGGCGGCGGGATCCAGCTCAACAACTACCAGCTCGACGGCGAGTACACGATGAGCAAGCTGCTGGCACCGGGCGTGCCGATCAAGCTCGTGCGCTTCACGGGCGGCCCGCCCGAGGGGCTCGCCACGGGCGAGCAGCTTGACACGCTCGCGCACCAGGCGCAGACCACCCCTCAGGGACGCGCCCGGCTCGCGCTGGCGATGGCGTTCATGAACGTGGCGTCCTGGGCGCCCGGTCAGCCGATGCCCGCCCCGCACGACTATGACGCGCAGGAGCAGGGCCAGTACGACGTGCAGTTCAGCGGCGGCTTCACCACCATGGACTTCGTCGAGTTCGGCCGTCCCTACATCGAGCAGGCCGCCGGCGGGAACGGCTCGTGGACCGCGGGCGAGGACTTCGAGCGGCTGCTCGACCAGTCGTCATACGCGCCGGAGGTCCGGGCGCTGTACAGGGAGGCGGGCCTGAACCTGCGGGACGACCTGAGCACGCTCACCCAGGGAGCGGACATCAAGGCCGACCGCGGAGCGATCCAGTGGCTCGACCAGACGTCTGTGCCGCACGGTCACCTGCTCGCGCCGGAGCTCGACATGCACACGATCTCCGACCAGCTTGTTCCGGTGCAGCACGAGAACAAGTACGCCCAGACGGTGCGCCAGGCGGACTCGCACCGCCTCCTGCGGCAAGCATTCATCGAGCGCCAGCAGCACTGCAACTTCACCCCGGCGGAGCTCGTGGCCGGCGTGCTGGCGCTGCAGCACCGGGTGGACACGGGCCGCTGGGACAACGTTGCCCGGCCGAAGGCGCTCGAGGCGAGCGCGCAGAGCCTCGGCCTCGGCGATGCCGCCTTCATCCACTTCAAGCCGGATCCGCTGTCGGGCGACAACGGGCCGTTCGACCCGATCACGCAGGGCGTGGGCTGAGGCTCACCGCACCGCCTGCCGCAGCGTCAACACGTCGGCGAACAGGTCGCCGTGCCTCGCCACGCGCTCGGGCACGTCCCCCATCTCGAAGCTGAGCGGCGCGGGATCGCGCGTGTGCAGCGCCCGCTCGACCTCGTCCCAGCCAACTGGCGTGGACACGGACGCGGGCGTCTGCTCCTCGAGCAGCTCGGCAATGCGGCGCGCGATCGGCTTGGTCACGTCGTAGGTCACGTCGGTGTTGAGCGGCACATAGACCTGAAGTCCCTTCGACCCTGACGTCTTCGGGAACGCGGCGAGGCCCACGCCGCGCAGCAGCTCGCGGACACGGAGCGCCACCTCGCAGCACTCGACGATGGTCGTGCCCTCGCCCGGGTCGAGATCGAACGCGAGCACGGTGGGGCGGTGCAGATCGGACCGCTCGTGCAGCGAGGTGTGCAGCTCGACGCTGCCGATGTTCACGCCCCACAGGAGCGACGCGAGCTCGTTCAGCACGCAGTAGTTGATGTTCTCGCCCTTGTCGCGACTCCACACCGGCGCCACGGGCATCCAGTCGGGCCGGAAGTCCGGGCAGTCCTTCTGCCAGAAGCGCGGCCCCGTTACTCCTTCCGGGTAGCGGTGCATGTGGAGCAGCCGCTCGCGCAGGTGCGGCAGCATCGCGTCCGCAACCGACACGTAGTACTCGAGCAATTCGGCCTTGGTGGTGCCCGCATTCGGGAAGATCACGCGGTCGAGATTGCGAATCGGCAGCCGGCGGCCGTCGACCTGGAGCTCGTTTGCCTCCGCCTTCGGCATGCGGCGCGTCTACCCCGGCCAAGCCAGGTTCACCCGCTTCGGATGAGTCGCGCGCGCGGCGGCGGGGCTAGCGTTGCCGGCGTGGCGCTTCTCAGCCAGATGATCCGCAGCCGGGCGATCACCGGCAGCACCGACGCGAGCACCTTCAAGTGGATCGCCGGACGCCAGGGTGGCCGCTGGGCGGAGCAGCACGTGCATGCCGCATTTGGAGACCGCGTGGCAGAGCCCGCCCCGAGCGCACCGGCGCCCGCGCCCGCGCCACCCGCGCCCGCGCCCGCTCAGGCGGCCAACCCCGCGGAGAGCGTGCATGACCTGACCGAGCTCCACCGGCGCGGCGTGGTGACCGACGCCGAGTTCGACGAGCTCCTCGGCAGGCTGCAGGCCTGAGATCTAGCTGCCCACGCGTGTGCCGCCGGCCACGTAGGTGGCGAAGTCCTGCTCGAACTCCGGCCACCACGCCGGCTCGTCAGTGGGCGGTGGCCCCTCGGGCGGGCGCTTGCCAGAACCGCCGCCGCCGCCGTCGCCCGGATCCTCGCCGGAGCTGTCCTCGCGATGGAGCCACCAGAGGCTGAACACGAGCATCGCGATCTGCACGCCGATCAGGAGCGCCACGACCCATGCCCCGCCGTGACTGGCGGCCTGGTTCGAGGTCGACGTGGCGTACGCGACTGCCGCGAGCTGGGACATGTGGGCACCGTACGTAGGCCGAGGAGCGGCGGCATCCGTCCATAACCCGCGACTTCCGCGGGCAAATTACGGATACGAGGGGAGGCCAGCACTCCTGGCCGCCGTGTCAGTGGCGTGACGCCCCGGGCGGGCCGGAGGCGCGGGGCCCCCGGCCAGCCGGGCTCGAGCGTCAATGCGTGATCACGCGGCCGCCGCGGTAGCGCTCGTCGCGCCGGCGCGGCAGGTGCTTCGCCGCGTCCGAGGCACTCGCGCTCCAGACGGCGAGCACAAACACGGCCACTCCGGTGGCGATGTCGTTCCAGAACGCCGACGTGGAGACATCGATCGTGAAGGCCGCGATGAACAACCAGACGCCGATCAGGGCGTTGATCCAGCTCATCCAGCTCTCGCGATACGCGCCAAACACGCGCGTGAGGCCGAAGGCTCCGATGATGAAACCGAAGATCACATCGTTCCACTGCGGATCCCCCGCCACGTACGGGAGCACCCACGGCGCGATGATCAGCCAGGCGCCGATCAGCACGTTGAGGCCGCTGGCGCCGACCACCTCGCTGCGCCAGTCGTGAACGGCGGGCGCGATCGGATCCGCAGGCCGAGCTTCCGGACGTTGACGTGGCTCTTTCATCGTCCCTCCTTAGTCGCTATCGCACCTCGCTTGCCCCAGCGCGCGGCGCGTTAACTGCGAGAGGTAAGAGACGTGACGGCGGGACGGTCCCGGGGCGATCTGTGGGGTACTCCCTTCTCGTCACCCCGCGCGGCCGCCCAAGCTTCGTGGTACTGAACCGAAACTCTTGTGAGGTGAGCCGTGCGCGAATTGCTGTTGGAAATCCCGCCGAGGTCTAACGGCGGGCGCGATCCCGACCGCCGCGTGCCGCTCCTCGACGAGGACCGATCGCTTGCGGCGGCAGTGCCGCTCGCGCATGCCGTGGCGCTGCAGCAGCTACTGCGCGTGAACGTGCTCCGCCTCGACGCCGGAGCATGGGATCCGGACACGGCGCCCCTCGCGGTCGACGGCGCATTTGGCATGCTCGTGCTCGACGGCTTTCTCACCCGCTGCCAGTCGCTCGAGGGGCGCAGCTCCGCGGAGCCGCTCGGCCCCGGCGACCTCCTGCGGCCCTGGGACTGTGGCGAGGAGGACGGCGCGTGCGTCCGCACGGGCACCTCGTGGCGGGTGTGCGAGCCGGCGCGGATCGCATTGCTCGACAGCCGCGCCGCCGCCGTGATCGGCCGCTCGCCTGCGCTCACCAGCGAGCTGATGAGCCGGCTCCTGTCCAGGTCCCGCCTGCTCGCGAGCCTGCTCGCCCTCACGCAGATCCGCCAGCTCAAGCGCCGCCTCGTGCTCGCGCTGTGGTCGCTGGCCGACAGGTGGGGACGGGTCACTCCCGAGGGCGTGGCGTTCACCGTGCCGCTCCGGCACGGGACCCTCTCGCAGCTGGTGGGTGCGTCGCGCCCGTCGGTGACGAGCTCGCTCGCCGAGCTGCGTGCGGAGGGCCTCGTGAAGCAGGTGAAGAATCACTGCTGGATGCTCACCGGCGAGCCGCCGCGTCGCTAGCGCGAATCACGCCCGGCGTCAGTCCACGGGCGCCCTCTCCTCGGAGCGGGCCGCTGTGGCCACATCACGCGGGTAGGTGCGGCGGGCTCTGAGCCCGATGAGCGCGCCGACCATCAGCGGGACGAGCATGATCAGGAATGTCTGCTGGATGCCGTGGGCCGACTCGCTCGCGGCGTGCCGAGTGGCGGCCCCACCTCCCGCCGCAAACGGCGACGCGTTGCCGCTGCTGAGGAGCTGCGACACGCCGCCGAACGCGATGGGAGCAGCCGCCTCGGCCCAGCTGCGAGCGGCGGTGCGGACCGCGTCCGCGCGCCCCCAGAGCCGGTGGTGCATCACATCAAGCCGACCGGCGTCCACCGGCGGATTGGCCGAGCCGAGCGCCATCGTGCCGGCGAAGAAGAGCGGCAGCGAGATCCAGAGGTTGTGGCTCGCGATGGCCGGGGCAAGCAGCAGCGGCGTGAGCGCGTAGCCCGTGAACGCGACGAGCACACGTCCGCTGAGGTGGCCGCGCGCGATCAGGGCGTCCGAGATGCGGCCTCCGAGCAGCACACCCACCAGTCCGCCCACGCCTATCGCGGCAAGCAGCGCCGTGGCGGTGGCCTGACCCAGGCCGAACTGGGCGCGCACGAAGATCACGCCGAACGTGCGCACGCCCGCGAAGAAGAACCAGCCGAGCGCCGATGCCACGATGAGCACGCGGTTGGTGGGCACGCGCAGGACGTAGCGGATGGCGTCTGGCACGGCCATCTCCGTGGGGTCCTCGTCGAGCACGAGCGATTCATCGGGCTCGATCCCGTCCCCCTGCGCCACCTCCTGCGCCACCGTCAGTTCTTCGTCCCCGCCGTCGGTGGCGGCTTCGTCCGCGCCCATGGGCACGCGCTCGGCACCGTCCGGGATCCGGCTCGCGCCCCCACGCTTCGGCTCCGGCAGCAGCTTGAGGATCGCGAACGCCAGCGCGATGCCCGGGAGCACCAGCACCCAGAAGCCCCAGCGCCACGACAGCACCGCCGTGATCTCGCCGGAGACGATGAAGCCGAAGCCCGCGCCGATGATCTCGCCCGTGAGGATGTAGGCGAAGAAGCGGCCGCGCTCGTGGGTGGGGAAGTAGTCGCCCACGAGCGAGGCGAGCGTTGGCCCCGCCGTGGCCGCGAGCGCGCCGAGCGCAAGGCGCGAGATGAGCAGCATCGCGAACGAGCCCGACGCGCCGGCCAGGATGAGGGTCCCGCTCCAGAGGAGAACGGCCGCCGCGAGCAGCCAGGTTCGGCGCAGACGGTCGGCGATGATGCCCGCGGGCACTGTGGCGATCCCCGCCACGCCGAGCGACGCCGCCGCCAGGATGCCGAGCTGCAGGTTGGTGATGCCGAGGCCGCGCTGCAGCTCGGCCGCGACGGCTCCCACAGTGGCCTTGTCCGCCGCGTCGAGAGCGAGCACGAGAGCGAGCAGCACGACCACCCGCCGCCGCGCCGGACCGCCGAGTGCCTCGTCGAACCGCGCGAGGAGCGGCCGTGCGTACGTCTCGACGCTCGTCATGCCGCGAGCACGCGCGCGGACAGCCGCCGGCGATTGGCCCAGCCGTAGATGTCCCACGCCACCAGCACCGCCGCGCCGAGCACCGCGCCCACGCAGTCGAGCGCCAGGTGGAGCGTGAGCAGGTTCCATCCGGTGCGGAACGACGCTCCGAGGAAGTGATTGGCGACGTAGATGTAGAGCGCGTAGTAGACGCCGACGCTGTAGCCGAGCGACGCCGCGGCCAGGAACACCGCGACACGCCGGTGCACGCCGGACGCGTCGGCGAAGTCGGGGAACACCCGCAGCCGCAGCAGCGCGAGGTACAGGACGACCGCGAACGCGAGCGACACGAGCACGTAGGTCCAGTCCTGGAACGCGCTGAACGCGCTGAACGCTCCCGCGTAGTCGCCCCACGCCTGGAACGCCATCGCGAGGTTGAAGGCGAGATCGAACGGACGCGGCGGGTCGACCCAGCGGGCCGCGAGCGACACGAGGAACGTGAGGGCGAAGCGGACGGAGATGTCACCCGCGCCGCTGCCGAGCGAGAGCCAGATCCCCACGAAGAAGGAGAGCCGCAGCAGGTCGCTCACGTCTCTCACGAGCGGCGTCCAGTCGCGAGCGATGAAGGCCGGCAGGTGCGGCGAGGGCGGCGGCCTGTCGCCGCGGTCGAGGTGGGCCCGCCCGCGGCGCCTCACGTGAGGGTCGCGCGCACTGCGGGCCATCCGCTGCTCGAGGCCGGTGGCAAGACGCGGCAATGGATCGCCGTTTTCCGGCCGTCGCGTGCTCCAGCCGCGCCGCGCCCACAGCGCCAGCAGCGCGGCCGCGCCGAGCGAGCCGAGCCCGTTGAACGCGAGATCCGCGATGTCGTGCGTGTAGTACTCGGTGAGGTGCGCGTGGAGGTAGTTGATGGCGAACCACTCGTACTCCTCGTACACGGCAC of Thermoleophilaceae bacterium contains these proteins:
- a CDS encoding TetR/AcrR family transcriptional regulator is translated as MPQRPDLEARHRRRREATRQRLMESTRELVEELPWRHVSVELIAERAGLARSGFYKHFPDKPALLFALIEELGTELAAVPASWQEAEHGDPRERLRNAVRMLVETFHRHGRLVRALADEAAGNEELAGRYSQLGASLADAVAERIARDNATGLSAIGDPGEVATALIWMNERFLLVRFGQRPLGDPERAAAALSEIWIRTLYGSG
- a CDS encoding MarR family transcriptional regulator, which gives rise to MNPATSAPAVSVTPHARSRVAYLVYRVERRLRSRLDEVTRTHGLTTTEYVTLSVLRERDGMSCAQLARWAFVTPQAMNLVISALERRNLVKRRPDPAHRRVLRASVTAKGLRMLHDCDRSMDRIEAEMLRDLPPEAVEELRSSLASCAHALETTRPRLA
- a CDS encoding SPW repeat protein, which translates into the protein MKEPRQRPEARPADPIAPAVHDWRSEVVGASGLNVLIGAWLIIAPWVLPYVAGDPQWNDVIFGFIIGAFGLTRVFGAYRESWMSWINALIGVWLFIAAFTIDVSTSAFWNDIATGVAVFVLAVWSASASDAAKHLPRRRDERYRGGRVITH
- a CDS encoding helix-turn-helix domain-containing protein, with the translated sequence MRELLLEIPPRSNGGRDPDRRVPLLDEDRSLAAAVPLAHAVALQQLLRVNVLRLDAGAWDPDTAPLAVDGAFGMLVLDGFLTRCQSLEGRSSAEPLGPGDLLRPWDCGEEDGACVRTGTSWRVCEPARIALLDSRAAAVIGRSPALTSELMSRLLSRSRLLASLLALTQIRQLKRRLVLALWSLADRWGRVTPEGVAFTVPLRHGTLSQLVGASRPSVTSSLAELRAEGLVKQVKNHCWMLTGEPPRR
- a CDS encoding MFS transporter — protein: MTSVETYARPLLARFDEALGGPARRRVVVLLALVLALDAADKATVGAVAAELQRGLGITNLQLGILAAASLGVAGIATVPAGIIADRLRRTWLLAAAVLLWSGTLILAGASGSFAMLLISRLALGALAATAGPTLASLVGDYFPTHERGRFFAYILTGEIIGAGFGFIVSGEITAVLSWRWGFWVLVLPGIALAFAILKLLPEPKRGGASRIPDGAERVPMGADEAATDGGDEELTVAQEVAQGDGIEPDESLVLDEDPTEMAVPDAIRYVLRVPTNRVLIVASALGWFFFAGVRTFGVIFVRAQFGLGQATATALLAAIGVGGLVGVLLGGRISDALIARGHLSGRVLVAFTGYALTPLLLAPAIASHNLWISLPLFFAGTMALGSANPPVDAGRLDVMHHRLWGRADAVRTAARSWAEAAAPIAFGGVSQLLSSGNASPFAAGGGAATRHAASESAHGIQQTFLIMLVPLMVGALIGLRARRTYPRDVATAARSEERAPVD